In Mycolicibacterium phocaicum, one DNA window encodes the following:
- a CDS encoding CbtB domain-containing protein, translating to MTSIAVSKPGVSTKALSATRVAVLLGVTIFLAVLAYYLVGIDEGMMSLFGKTVVVHEWVHDSRHFLGFPCH from the coding sequence ATGACGAGTATTGCGGTTTCGAAGCCGGGCGTATCGACCAAGGCGCTTTCGGCCACCCGGGTGGCGGTGCTGCTCGGTGTGACGATCTTCCTGGCGGTGCTGGCGTACTACCTCGTCGGCATCGACGAGGGCATGATGTCGCTGTTCGGCAAGACCGTGGTCGTCCATGAGTGGGTGCACGACTCGCGGCACTTCCTCGGCTTCCCCTGCCACTGA
- a CDS encoding CbtA family protein, with translation MEIRVIGRGALAGLIAGILGFLFAWIFAEPTIDKAIDYESGRMNVLSTVHTAMGHPVEPDGPELFSRSIQSGIGAATGIIAFSVAMGALVAVAYLVLHGRFGVRPKVLGWTAAGFGFLGVYLLPFVKYPSNPPAIGHEFTMETRGFLYLGMVWGSLTLLGLAVFAARKLSGKVGWARAIGIAVLGFFVLYGGLLAALPSLGDLAANVEHSGEFGFARAATETPQPITNTFPTPVTVDGKVYAPGQLIYPGFDADLLWKFRWYSLIDQALIWAVIGLVFGGLVERYLGGARKAAPAQDVAAAL, from the coding sequence GTGGAAATCCGCGTCATCGGGCGCGGAGCCCTGGCCGGCCTGATCGCCGGCATCCTGGGGTTCCTGTTTGCCTGGATTTTTGCTGAACCCACCATCGACAAGGCCATCGATTACGAGTCCGGCCGCATGAACGTGCTCTCGACGGTCCACACGGCCATGGGCCACCCGGTCGAGCCGGACGGGCCGGAGTTGTTCAGCCGGTCCATCCAGTCGGGTATCGGTGCGGCCACCGGCATCATCGCGTTCTCCGTGGCGATGGGCGCATTGGTGGCCGTGGCGTATCTGGTGCTGCACGGCCGGTTCGGGGTACGGCCCAAGGTGCTGGGCTGGACCGCCGCCGGATTCGGTTTTCTGGGTGTGTACCTGCTGCCGTTCGTGAAATACCCGTCGAACCCGCCCGCCATCGGTCACGAATTCACAATGGAGACGCGCGGCTTCCTGTACCTGGGCATGGTGTGGGGCTCGCTCACCCTGCTGGGTCTCGCGGTGTTCGCCGCGCGCAAGCTGTCCGGGAAGGTCGGCTGGGCGCGCGCGATCGGGATCGCGGTGCTCGGGTTCTTCGTGCTGTACGGCGGACTGCTGGCGGCCCTGCCGTCGCTGGGCGATCTGGCCGCCAACGTCGAGCACTCCGGCGAGTTCGGTTTCGCGCGCGCCGCGACCGAGACGCCGCAGCCGATCACCAACACCTTCCCGACGCCGGTGACCGTCGACGGCAAGGTCTATGCGCCCGGGCAACTCATCTATCCGGGGTTCGACGCCGACCTGCTGTGGAAGTTCCGGTGGTACTCGCTGATCGACCAGGCGTTGATCTGGGCGGTCATCGGGCTGGTGTTCGGCGGGCTCGTCGAGCGCTACCTCGGTGGCGCCCGGAAGGCCGCACCGGCGCAGGACGTGGCAGCCGCTCTCTGA
- a CDS encoding YbjQ family protein, translated as MLVVTTNDLPGWEIQRVCGEVFGLTVRSRNAFAQMGAGFKAMFGGELQGMTKNLAESRNEAMGRLLQECQARGGNAIIGMRFDTTEIGDVWTEICAYGTAVQAVPVTDAARYTAQQLGYGGGPGPAQGPTG; from the coding sequence ATGCTGGTTGTCACGACGAATGACCTGCCCGGGTGGGAGATTCAGCGGGTCTGCGGTGAGGTCTTCGGCCTCACCGTCCGCTCCCGGAATGCCTTCGCGCAGATGGGCGCCGGCTTCAAGGCGATGTTCGGCGGCGAGCTGCAGGGCATGACCAAGAACCTCGCCGAGAGCCGCAACGAGGCCATGGGCCGGCTGCTCCAGGAATGTCAGGCCCGCGGCGGCAATGCCATCATCGGGATGCGGTTCGACACCACGGAGATCGGCGACGTGTGGACCGAGATCTGCGCGTACGGCACTGCGGTGCAGGCGGTTCCGGTCACCGACGCGGCCCGCTACACCGCGCAGCAGTTGGGTTACGGCGGCGGCCCGGGCCCGGCACAGGGCCCGACAGGGTAG
- the metE gene encoding 5-methyltetrahydropteroyltriglutamate--homocysteine S-methyltransferase has product MSTPFTATILGAPRIGPNRELKRAVERYWAGRIDRAALEEIAAGLRRDTLAELSRAGLDSVPVNTFSYYDQVLDTAVLLGALPARVSGVADDLDRYFAAARGTADIPPLEMTKWFDTNYHYIVPEIGPDTAFTLNPAKVLNELKEAQTQGISGRPVIVGPITFLALSKAVDGAAAPIERLGELLPLYVELLGRLADAGAQWVQIDEPVLVTDILDSGAELAEQVYTTLAGAAKRPAILVATYFGELGAALPALARTQIEGIAVDFVAGGDQPVSGLADKLLVAGIVDGRNIWRTNLETALARLGALVGSAKTVAVSTSCSTLHVPYSLEPESDLDDALRSWLAFGAEKVREVATLATAMRDGRDAVAAAFEASSAAVASRAQDPRLHNDSVRARLKEVLTGGISRGPAAERRKAQDARLSLPSLPTTTIGSFPQTVEIRKARAALVAGEIDEAQYTDQMKAEVETVIRLQEDLGLDVLVHGEPERNDMVQYFAEQLDGFFATKNGWVQSYGSRCVRPPVLFGDVTRRQPMTVEWARYAQTLTDKPVKGMLTGPVTILAWSFVRDDQPLADSANQVALAIRDETVDLQDAGIVIVQVDEPALRELLPLRNADKAAYLQWAVDAFRLSTSGVSDETQIHTHLCYSEFGEVIGAIADLDADVTSIEAARSHMEVLDDLNEIGFAGSVGPGVYDIHSPRVPSVEEMATSLRHALDAVPAERLWVNPDCGLKTRKTDEVTESLRNLVRAARLVRAG; this is encoded by the coding sequence ATGTCAACACCATTCACCGCAACCATTCTGGGTGCGCCCCGCATCGGCCCCAACCGTGAGCTCAAGCGCGCCGTCGAGCGCTACTGGGCCGGCCGGATCGACCGCGCCGCACTCGAAGAGATCGCCGCGGGTCTGCGCCGCGATACTCTCGCCGAACTCTCCCGGGCCGGTCTGGATTCCGTTCCGGTCAACACTTTTTCGTACTACGACCAGGTCCTCGACACCGCGGTACTGCTCGGTGCTCTACCGGCCCGGGTGAGCGGTGTAGCCGACGACCTGGATCGCTACTTCGCCGCGGCCCGCGGTACGGCGGACATTCCACCGCTGGAAATGACGAAGTGGTTCGACACCAACTACCACTACATCGTCCCGGAGATCGGTCCGGACACCGCGTTCACCCTGAATCCGGCCAAGGTGCTGAATGAGCTCAAAGAAGCTCAGACGCAAGGTATTTCGGGTCGCCCTGTGATCGTCGGGCCGATCACCTTCCTGGCCTTGAGTAAGGCGGTCGACGGCGCCGCCGCGCCCATCGAGCGGCTCGGTGAGCTGCTGCCGCTGTATGTCGAACTGCTGGGCCGGCTGGCCGATGCCGGCGCGCAGTGGGTGCAGATCGACGAGCCGGTGCTGGTCACCGACATCCTCGACAGTGGCGCCGAACTGGCAGAGCAGGTCTACACCACGCTCGCGGGCGCGGCCAAGCGCCCGGCCATCCTGGTCGCGACCTACTTCGGCGAGCTGGGGGCCGCGCTGCCGGCGCTGGCCCGCACCCAGATCGAAGGTATCGCAGTTGATTTCGTCGCGGGGGGCGATCAGCCTGTTTCGGGCCTGGCCGACAAGCTGCTGGTCGCGGGCATCGTCGACGGCCGCAACATCTGGCGCACCAACTTGGAAACCGCGCTGGCTCGGCTGGGGGCGCTGGTCGGGTCGGCGAAGACGGTTGCGGTGTCGACATCGTGCTCGACGCTGCATGTGCCGTACTCGCTCGAACCAGAGTCCGATCTGGACGACGCCCTGCGCAGCTGGCTGGCCTTCGGCGCCGAAAAGGTCCGTGAGGTCGCGACATTGGCGACGGCGATGCGCGACGGCCGGGACGCGGTGGCCGCAGCGTTCGAGGCGTCGAGCGCGGCTGTCGCGTCGCGGGCGCAGGACCCGCGCCTGCACAACGACTCCGTCCGGGCGCGGCTGAAGGAGGTGCTGACCGGCGGCATCAGCCGCGGGCCGGCAGCCGAGCGGCGTAAGGCGCAGGACGCGCGCCTCAGTCTGCCGTCATTGCCGACGACCACCATCGGCTCGTTTCCGCAGACCGTCGAGATCCGCAAGGCGCGTGCCGCGCTGGTCGCCGGTGAGATCGACGAGGCTCAGTACACCGATCAGATGAAGGCCGAAGTCGAGACCGTCATTCGGCTGCAGGAGGACCTGGGTCTGGATGTGCTGGTGCACGGCGAGCCCGAGCGCAACGACATGGTGCAGTACTTCGCCGAGCAGCTGGACGGTTTCTTCGCCACGAAGAACGGCTGGGTCCAGTCGTACGGCAGCCGCTGCGTGCGTCCGCCGGTGTTGTTCGGCGACGTCACGCGTCGGCAGCCGATGACGGTCGAATGGGCCAGGTACGCACAGACTCTCACCGACAAGCCGGTCAAGGGCATGCTCACCGGGCCGGTGACGATTCTGGCCTGGTCGTTCGTCCGCGACGACCAGCCACTGGCCGACTCCGCCAACCAGGTGGCCCTGGCCATCCGAGACGAGACGGTCGACCTGCAGGATGCGGGCATCGTCATCGTCCAGGTCGATGAACCCGCGCTGCGCGAGCTGCTGCCGCTGCGGAACGCCGACAAGGCGGCATATCTGCAGTGGGCGGTCGACGCGTTCCGGCTGTCCACTTCGGGCGTCAGCGACGAGACCCAGATCCACACGCACCTGTGCTACTCCGAATTCGGTGAGGTGATCGGTGCCATCGCCGATCTCGATGCCGATGTGACGTCCATCGAGGCGGCGCGTTCGCACATGGAGGTGCTCGACGACCTCAACGAAATCGGGTTCGCGGGCAGTGTCGGTCCGGGTGTCTACGACATCCACTCGCCGCGGGTCCCCAGTGTCGAGGAGATGGCGACTTCGCTGCGCCACGCGCTGGATGCCGTTCCGGCAGAACGGCTCTGGGTGAACCCGGACTGCGGTCTGAAGACCCGCAAGACCGATGAGGTGACCGAATCCCTGCGGAACCTGGTGCGGGCGGCGCGGCTGGTCCGCGCCGGGTAG
- a CDS encoding NADH:flavin oxidoreductase, translating into MSDRNARYESLFRPTSIAGVNLTNRVALAPMSRVSATAEGLPTDRMGAYYRTFADGGFGLLITEGLYIDDQASQGYYFQPGISSSAQVAAWKPVVDGVHASGAKFFAQLMHAGSQSQGNRHTATTWAPSAVRPHGEQLSMYRGSGPYQMPEAMTAEHIDQVRTSFVDAAKLARDAGFDGVELHGANGYLLDAFLTDYMNTRTDEYGGTVANRVRLAAEVSADVVAAVGADIAVGIRISQGKVSDNHHRWPGREDDAAIIFGTLAAAGVDYIHTTEYRALAPAFDDSSSTLAELAKRHSGLPIIANGHLDDPRDAAGILDSGSADIVTLAKPALANRDWPQRVRAGRPLSPDVPADIFGPTASIKDWEV; encoded by the coding sequence ATGTCTGATCGCAACGCACGCTACGAATCTCTTTTCCGGCCGACGTCGATCGCCGGGGTCAACCTGACCAACCGTGTCGCACTGGCTCCGATGTCCCGAGTCAGCGCAACGGCCGAAGGTCTTCCCACCGATCGGATGGGCGCCTACTACCGGACGTTCGCCGATGGCGGGTTTGGCCTGTTGATCACCGAAGGCCTGTATATCGATGACCAGGCCAGCCAGGGTTACTACTTCCAGCCCGGCATCTCGAGCTCTGCCCAGGTCGCGGCGTGGAAACCGGTCGTGGATGGCGTCCACGCGTCCGGTGCGAAGTTCTTTGCCCAGCTCATGCACGCCGGCAGCCAGTCACAGGGAAACCGCCATACGGCCACCACCTGGGCTCCGTCGGCAGTACGGCCGCACGGCGAGCAGTTGTCCATGTACCGCGGATCGGGTCCGTACCAGATGCCCGAGGCGATGACCGCCGAGCATATCGACCAGGTCCGTACCTCGTTCGTCGATGCTGCCAAGTTGGCCCGCGACGCGGGGTTCGACGGCGTAGAACTGCACGGCGCCAACGGATATCTGCTCGACGCGTTCCTCACCGACTACATGAACACCCGCACCGACGAGTACGGCGGCACCGTCGCCAACCGCGTGCGGCTCGCCGCGGAGGTCAGCGCCGACGTCGTGGCCGCGGTCGGCGCGGACATCGCCGTCGGTATCCGTATCTCACAGGGAAAGGTGTCGGACAACCATCATCGGTGGCCGGGCCGAGAGGATGACGCCGCCATCATCTTCGGCACACTCGCCGCTGCCGGCGTCGACTACATACACACCACCGAATATCGAGCTCTGGCACCAGCTTTCGATGACAGTTCGAGCACGTTGGCCGAATTGGCCAAGCGCCACAGTGGCCTGCCGATCATCGCCAACGGCCACCTCGATGATCCCCGCGACGCGGCCGGCATCCTCGACTCCGGCTCCGCCGATATCGTCACGTTGGCCAAACCTGCACTGGCCAACCGGGACTGGCCACAGCGGGTCCGGGCAGGACGACCGCTGTCGCCCGACGTGCCCGCCGATATCTTCGGTCCGACCGCGAGCATCAAAGACTGGGAAGTGTGA
- a CDS encoding YkgB family protein encodes MTEQLHTKDTALTARVAVRALPRVDTVTAALLRYGLVVVIGWIGLLKFAHYEAHQIAPLVAHSPFMGWLYGIFPEYTFSALLGVMEVTAAVLLAVKPFAPRISALGSLLSVLLFLATISFLFTTPGIAEPAGGGFPAITLLAEFLLKDLVLLGASFWTLADAIRSGWTGDQNHV; translated from the coding sequence ATGACCGAACAACTCCACACCAAGGACACCGCGCTTACGGCTCGCGTCGCGGTGCGCGCGCTGCCACGCGTCGACACTGTCACCGCGGCACTGCTGCGGTACGGACTCGTTGTCGTCATCGGCTGGATCGGCCTGCTGAAGTTCGCCCATTACGAGGCACATCAGATCGCCCCACTGGTCGCGCACAGCCCGTTCATGGGCTGGCTCTACGGCATCTTCCCCGAATACACCTTCTCCGCACTCCTCGGCGTCATGGAAGTGACCGCTGCGGTCCTCCTGGCGGTGAAGCCGTTCGCGCCACGCATCTCGGCGCTCGGCAGCCTGCTGTCGGTGTTGTTGTTCCTCGCGACGATCAGTTTCCTGTTCACCACCCCGGGAATTGCCGAACCGGCAGGCGGCGGGTTCCCCGCGATCACGTTGCTCGCCGAGTTTCTCCTGAAAGACCTTGTCTTGCTGGGAGCTTCGTTCTGGACACTGGCCGACGCCATCCGGTCCGGCTGGACGGGCGACCAGAACCATGTCTGA
- a CDS encoding AraC family transcriptional regulator, protein MDVVSRLLDVAQVGAKVDKRCLLGSTTRMDVGGYPELQAPFHVLLEGECELLVGSRALTMRQGDVVLIPSRAPHRIVAAGAGRLRGTTETTGEAFVTTRSRGGGPAVIDLFCGHYTFDGGAGAVLFRSLPDPLHVSCGDSADTADMLTMLSAMMRAEAQREGKGTAAILSALATVLLTMVLRSANSATTTSTLWTAATDPRIAKAIENVLAAPGADWTIDRLSSTASMARATFLRHFARETGMTVGVFLARARVMAAAELLKSTDATVATIAGQVGYQSESAFSRAFRAEVGTTPARFRRRRHGVTK, encoded by the coding sequence ATGGACGTCGTCAGTCGTTTGTTGGACGTGGCGCAGGTCGGTGCCAAGGTGGACAAGCGCTGCCTGCTGGGCAGCACCACCCGCATGGACGTCGGCGGATATCCGGAGCTGCAGGCACCGTTCCACGTCCTGCTCGAGGGCGAGTGCGAGCTGCTGGTCGGTTCCCGGGCGCTGACGATGCGGCAGGGGGATGTCGTGCTGATCCCGAGCCGGGCTCCTCATCGGATCGTCGCGGCAGGCGCCGGCCGGCTGCGGGGCACAACCGAGACCACCGGTGAGGCGTTCGTGACCACCCGTAGCCGGGGTGGCGGACCGGCCGTCATCGATTTGTTCTGCGGGCATTACACATTCGACGGGGGAGCGGGCGCGGTGCTGTTTCGCAGTCTGCCGGACCCGCTGCATGTTTCGTGCGGCGACTCAGCCGACACCGCGGACATGTTGACGATGCTGAGCGCCATGATGCGCGCGGAAGCACAGCGGGAGGGAAAAGGCACCGCGGCGATCCTGTCCGCGTTGGCCACGGTGCTCCTGACGATGGTGTTGAGGTCCGCGAACAGCGCGACGACGACGTCCACGTTGTGGACCGCGGCAACCGACCCGCGCATCGCGAAGGCGATCGAGAATGTGCTGGCCGCGCCGGGCGCAGACTGGACCATCGATCGGCTCAGCAGCACGGCCTCAATGGCGCGGGCGACATTCCTGCGGCATTTCGCACGGGAAACGGGCATGACCGTGGGCGTCTTCCTGGCACGTGCCCGGGTGATGGCTGCCGCCGAACTACTCAAATCCACCGACGCGACAGTCGCCACCATCGCCGGTCAGGTCGGCTATCAGTCCGAGTCCGCGTTCTCCCGGGCCTTTCGCGCTGAGGTCGGGACTACGCCGGCCCGCTTTCGGCGTCGCCGTCACGGCGTCACGAAATAA
- a CDS encoding NADP-dependent oxidoreductase has product MRIAVRAAGLNPIDWKILSGQMRELFPLELPAGVGSDVAGVVDAVGAEVTEWAVGDEVLGRSTTGSFADHALAESAEIVRKPAGVPWEVAGSLAGAGGTAYAVLKKLGIKAGETLLIHAAAGGVGTFAVQLAKAQGVNVIGTAGEANHEYLRSLGATPVTYGDGLAERVRAVAPQGVDAVLDASGRGEIPLSIELTGNPARVLTLVAFDAAGTGIQIHAGGSGSELGAALGELAALAAQARLVVSISQTFPLTEAAAALSASMTGHGHGKIAVVP; this is encoded by the coding sequence GTGCGGATCGCGGTGCGCGCGGCCGGGCTGAACCCGATCGACTGGAAAATCCTCAGTGGTCAGATGCGCGAACTGTTTCCGCTCGAGCTACCCGCCGGCGTGGGCTCCGATGTGGCGGGCGTAGTCGACGCGGTCGGCGCCGAGGTAACCGAGTGGGCTGTCGGCGACGAAGTGCTGGGCCGGTCGACCACCGGATCGTTCGCCGATCACGCGCTCGCCGAATCGGCCGAGATTGTGCGCAAGCCCGCCGGTGTCCCGTGGGAAGTGGCGGGCTCCCTCGCGGGTGCCGGTGGCACGGCATATGCCGTGCTGAAGAAGCTCGGCATCAAGGCAGGCGAGACGCTGCTCATCCATGCCGCCGCGGGCGGCGTGGGGACGTTTGCCGTCCAACTCGCAAAGGCTCAGGGCGTCAATGTGATTGGTACGGCGGGTGAAGCCAACCACGAGTATCTCCGTTCGCTGGGCGCGACGCCGGTCACCTACGGCGACGGCCTGGCTGAAAGGGTTCGCGCCGTCGCGCCGCAGGGCGTGGACGCCGTTCTCGACGCCTCTGGCCGCGGCGAAATCCCGCTGTCGATCGAACTCACGGGCAATCCGGCGCGCGTTCTCACGCTGGTTGCCTTCGACGCGGCAGGCACCGGCATCCAGATTCACGCCGGTGGCTCGGGCAGCGAACTCGGCGCGGCCCTTGGCGAACTCGCCGCACTGGCAGCGCAGGCGCGGCTCGTCGTCTCGATCAGCCAGACGTTCCCGCTGACCGAAGCTGCGGCCGCGCTCTCGGCGAGCATGACGGGCCATGGTCACGGCAAGATTGCCGTCGTGCCGTGA
- a CDS encoding pyruvate carboxylase → MPEHTIRKVLVANRGEIAIRAFRAAYEMDIATVAVYAYEDRNSPHRLKADESYQIGEPGHPVRAYLTVPEIIRVAQLAGADAVYPGYGFLSENQELASACAAAGITFVGPSADVLELTGNKASAIAAARTAGLPVLTSSEPSASVDELLTAAADMEFPLFVKAVSGGGGRGMRRVADRADLAEAIEAASREAESAFGDPMVYLEQAVLNPRHIEVQILADSTGEVIHLFERDCSVQRRHQKVIELAPAPNLTEEQRARICSDAVRFARQIGYFCAGTIEFLLDERGHHVFIECNPRIQVEHTVTEEITDVDLVASQLRIAAGESLADLGLSQDSIRIRGAAMQCRITTEDPANGFRPETGRITAYRSPGGAGVRLDGGTNVGAEISAHFDSMLVKLTCRGHDFATAVRRARRALAEFRIRGVSTNIPFLQAVLDDPAFAAGTVSTSFIDERPQLLTAHIPEDRGTRILNYLVDVTVNKPHGVRQSAVYPRDKLPEIDLSVPAPAGSKQLLTELGPERFAAALLESPRLWVTDTTFRDAHQSLLATRVRTSGLVKVAPYVARMMPELLSVECWGGATYDVALRFLKEDPWERLAALREALPNICLQMLLRGRNTVGYTPYPVSVTSAFVQEATATGVDIFRIFDALNNVESMRPAIDAVLETGCAVAEVAMSYTGDLSDPGETLYTLDYWLKLAEQIVDADAHVLAIKDMAGLLRPPAAATLVSALRSRFDLPVHVHTHDTPGGQLATYVAAWQAGASAVDGAAAPLAGTTSQPALSSIVAAAAHTKHDTGLPLANVCELEPYWEALRRVYAPFEAGLPAPTGRVYTHEIPGGQLSNLRTQAVALGLGGRFEDIENAYARADHALGRLVKVTPSSKVVGDLALALVGAGISAEEFAADPRRCDIPDSVIGFLRGELGEPAGGWPEPLRSKALQGRTAARPTATLTVEDYAELAEPGPTRRAALNRLLFPGPTHEFLTHREQYGDTSSLSANQFFYGLRRGEEHRVKLEKGVELLIGLEAVSEPDDRGMRTVLCLLNGQLRPIQVRDRSIDSALPAAETADRGNPDHIAAPFAGVVTIGVAVGDAVNTGQTVATIEAMKMEAAITSPKTGTVTRIAVAPTASVEGNDLLVVVS, encoded by the coding sequence TTGCCTGAGCACACAATCCGCAAAGTCCTCGTTGCCAACCGCGGTGAGATCGCGATCCGGGCCTTCCGGGCCGCCTATGAAATGGACATCGCGACAGTGGCGGTCTACGCATACGAGGACCGGAACTCGCCACACCGCTTGAAGGCCGACGAGTCCTACCAGATCGGCGAGCCGGGCCACCCGGTACGGGCCTACCTCACGGTGCCCGAGATCATCCGGGTGGCACAGCTGGCCGGCGCCGACGCCGTCTACCCCGGGTACGGATTCCTTTCGGAGAACCAGGAACTGGCGTCGGCGTGTGCCGCCGCCGGCATCACCTTCGTGGGCCCCAGCGCCGATGTGCTGGAGCTGACCGGCAACAAGGCCAGTGCCATCGCGGCGGCCCGGACTGCCGGACTGCCGGTGCTCACCTCGTCCGAACCATCGGCATCGGTCGACGAACTGCTCACGGCCGCAGCAGATATGGAGTTCCCGCTGTTCGTCAAGGCCGTCTCTGGCGGCGGCGGTCGCGGTATGCGGCGAGTCGCTGATCGTGCCGATCTGGCCGAGGCCATCGAAGCTGCGTCGCGCGAAGCGGAGTCGGCATTCGGTGACCCGATGGTCTATCTCGAGCAGGCGGTACTCAATCCGCGCCACATCGAGGTGCAGATCCTGGCTGACAGCACCGGCGAGGTGATCCACCTCTTCGAGCGGGACTGCAGTGTGCAGCGTCGGCACCAGAAGGTCATCGAGCTGGCACCCGCCCCCAACCTCACCGAAGAACAGCGGGCCCGAATCTGTTCTGACGCAGTGAGATTTGCCCGCCAGATCGGCTACTTCTGCGCCGGCACCATCGAGTTCCTGCTCGACGAGCGCGGGCACCATGTGTTCATCGAATGCAATCCCCGCATTCAGGTCGAACACACGGTGACCGAGGAGATCACCGATGTGGATCTGGTGGCTTCCCAGCTGCGGATCGCGGCCGGAGAGTCGTTGGCAGACCTGGGGCTCAGCCAGGACAGCATCCGCATCCGTGGCGCAGCCATGCAATGCCGAATCACCACCGAGGATCCCGCCAACGGGTTCCGGCCCGAAACCGGCCGGATCACCGCCTACCGCAGTCCCGGCGGTGCCGGAGTCCGATTGGACGGCGGTACCAATGTCGGTGCCGAGATCAGTGCGCATTTCGACTCGATGCTGGTCAAACTCACCTGCCGGGGTCACGACTTCGCGACCGCGGTCAGGCGTGCCCGCCGCGCTCTTGCCGAGTTCCGCATCCGCGGGGTGTCGACGAACATCCCTTTCCTGCAAGCGGTTCTGGACGACCCCGCCTTCGCGGCGGGCACGGTGTCGACGTCGTTCATCGACGAGCGGCCGCAGCTGCTGACGGCACATATCCCCGAGGATCGCGGCACCCGCATCCTCAACTACCTCGTCGACGTCACGGTCAACAAACCGCACGGCGTGCGGCAGTCCGCGGTGTATCCGCGGGACAAGCTGCCCGAGATCGACTTGTCCGTGCCGGCACCGGCGGGCAGCAAGCAGCTGCTGACCGAGTTGGGGCCCGAGCGCTTCGCAGCCGCGCTGCTGGAATCGCCGCGACTGTGGGTCACCGACACCACGTTCCGCGATGCCCATCAGTCCCTGCTGGCCACCCGAGTGCGTACTTCGGGCCTGGTCAAGGTGGCACCGTACGTGGCCCGCATGATGCCCGAGCTGCTGTCGGTCGAATGCTGGGGCGGTGCGACTTACGATGTGGCGCTTCGGTTCCTGAAGGAAGACCCGTGGGAACGGCTCGCCGCACTGCGGGAAGCGCTGCCCAACATCTGCCTGCAGATGTTGCTGCGTGGCCGCAACACCGTCGGCTACACGCCCTATCCGGTATCCGTCACGTCGGCGTTCGTGCAAGAGGCCACCGCCACCGGCGTCGACATCTTCCGGATCTTCGATGCGCTGAACAATGTGGAGTCGATGCGTCCGGCGATCGATGCCGTGCTCGAAACCGGCTGTGCGGTCGCTGAAGTCGCGATGTCCTACACCGGCGACCTGTCCGATCCCGGCGAGACGCTGTACACGCTCGACTACTGGCTCAAGCTGGCCGAGCAGATCGTCGACGCCGACGCACACGTGCTGGCGATCAAGGACATGGCCGGTCTGCTGCGGCCACCTGCGGCGGCAACACTGGTGTCGGCGTTGCGATCCCGGTTCGACCTGCCGGTGCACGTTCACACCCACGACACCCCGGGTGGCCAGCTTGCGACGTACGTCGCGGCCTGGCAGGCCGGCGCCTCGGCGGTCGACGGGGCCGCAGCACCGCTGGCCGGTACCACCAGCCAGCCCGCGTTGTCGTCCATCGTTGCCGCAGCCGCACACACCAAACACGACACCGGATTACCTCTGGCGAACGTCTGCGAGCTGGAACCGTACTGGGAGGCGTTGCGCCGCGTCTACGCACCGTTCGAGGCGGGCCTACCCGCTCCGACCGGCCGCGTGTACACCCATGAAATCCCGGGCGGACAGCTGAGTAACCTCCGCACTCAGGCCGTCGCCCTCGGTCTGGGCGGCCGGTTCGAGGACATCGAGAACGCTTACGCGAGAGCGGACCACGCCCTCGGCAGGCTGGTGAAGGTGACCCCGTCGAGCAAGGTGGTCGGTGATCTGGCGCTGGCGCTCGTCGGCGCCGGGATCAGTGCCGAGGAGTTCGCCGCTGACCCGCGCCGGTGCGACATCCCAGATTCTGTGATCGGGTTCCTGCGCGGCGAACTCGGCGAACCGGCCGGCGGCTGGCCGGAGCCGTTGCGCAGCAAGGCCCTTCAGGGTCGGACCGCCGCCAGGCCGACGGCCACACTCACCGTCGAGGACTACGCCGAACTGGCAGAGCCGGGGCCCACCCGCCGGGCGGCACTCAATCGCTTGCTCTTCCCCGGGCCCACCCACGAATTCCTCACACATCGAGAGCAATACGGCGACACCTCGAGCCTGAGCGCCAACCAGTTCTTCTACGGGCTGCGCCGCGGCGAGGAGCACCGCGTCAAGTTGGAGAAGGGCGTCGAGCTGCTCATCGGTCTCGAAGCCGTCTCCGAACCCGATGACCGCGGCATGCGTACGGTGCTGTGCCTGTTGAACGGTCAGCTGCGCCCAATCCAGGTGCGGGACAGGTCGATCGACAGCGCCCTGCCCGCTGCGGAAACGGCGGACCGCGGCAACCCCGATCACATCGCCGCGCCGTTCGCCGGCGTGGTGACGATCGGGGTGGCGGTCGGGGACGCCGTGAACACCGGTCAGACAGTGGCAACCATCGAAGCGATGAAGATGGAAGCCGCGATCACGTCGCCCAAGACCGGCACCGTCACCCGGATCGCGGTGGCCCCCACCGCAAGTGTCGAAGGCAACGACCTGCTCGTGGTCGTCAGCTGA